ATCGTACTTTTGGAGGCACCTAAAAAGATTTTATAATAGGCGTTGTCGTAACACATTTTGGCAGTTGGATTGTTTTCATAATCATCTAAGCCATGAGTCACTGTAATAAAATTACCACCGTATTTAGGCGCACGCCGATAGCCCTCGTTAACAAAGTTAGCACTGCCTCCCGTGCCATTGTCTGAAAGTAATTCGTAGGATTCATCAATCAAGCAACTTTTGGGAATGTGCTTTGGCGTGTAATACATTGCATTGGTGATTTGATACATTAAGATTTTCAATACAATGCGTTGCAAGTCCTTATTTCCATCAAGACCACCCAACTCTAAAATAACTAAATTTCTTTTAAAATCCAGCGAACAAGGCGGCTCAAAATAACTGCCATAACGACCGTTTTTAGTATAGCTATACAACAGACGCCCAATATTTTGAGAAATAGGATCGTTACTACTTTCTAAGTGATGAGCAATAAGAGTAATAGTTGTAGCATTATGATGTTGTCGCCACATCGCCTCAATGGCTTTCTCAATATGACTTCGTTCTTCATCACTGACGTTACCTGATGGTCTTGCCATCATACCTACAAGTTGTATTAGCTGATTGTGAACATCTTTAAATGCAGTATCATTTTTGGCTTGCGCATCAATTGTGGAAAAGAGGTTTAGGCTAATTTCGGTGTCATGATTAAAATCAATAAGCTGTCCGTTTAACATCTCACAAGATTTTGCGTAGGAACCGCCCACATCAATAATATAAACAAAGCCCCCCTGGGATAACAGACTTTGAATGTAGTCATTCATTAAAAAGGATTTTCCTTTTCCAGGAGGAGCTACAATAGCGACATTATAGTTTCTGACTACGTTGTCAAAAAAATAAATAGCGGTAAATTGCCCCCGTCTTTGTGGATAGACCTGAGCAAATCGTCCTGCCCCTTTCCATTCCCCCTGGATAGGTAATAAGTTAACCGTATTAAAACTGGTTAAAGGTCTTACCCGTCCAAATGATTTGTAATCATCAAACATACCTTCAGCAGGTGCAAAGGGCATGGATGCCAGAAGTGTTTGCAACTGCAAGCCAGTTGGAGTGCGTAAATCAAATTGGTTTCCTCGAAATACATCCTTGGCGCGTCGTACATCGCGACGGACATTGGCAGGTGTTGTAAACAATAAAACGTTATAATAGGAATCAACCAAAGAATCATCGCAACTCAAGCGCTCTCTTAACTCCTCAATTTCTGCGTATTTTTTGTTAAAATTTTTGACCCATTTGGCAATAAAAGGTTGTTTGGCATTTTGACCTTCATCAGCATACTTGGCATCTAATGCCGCCATCACCTTGTCTTTATCTTTAATTCGTATTGCAAAACTAAAAAGAAAGGGACAACCAATTTGCAATGAGGTATTAAACATTTTTCCAAATAAATCACCCATTTGCCATTGCACAGGGGATTTAGGATATTGCCTAACGGACAAGCATTTAATCACCCTCGTATCTTCTTCTCGCTCAATCTCTATTTGATTGGATTTAACCCGCATACTCGCTTCAATGTCAGTCAGTTGAAAACGAATTTCAGTATTGGTATCGTAATTGGTTTTTTCTTCATACAAGCTGTCGGTTGGAAAGAGCCACTCCCGCTTTAAGCTAATCACTTCTTCAACAGACAGTTCTTTACAAATAATATTGACTGACTTTAGATTGTTGCTGATGTCTTCGCGCAAACTACCAAGCAACAAGCGATCGTCTTCTATGGATTTGCGCGGAATTGAAATACATAAAAATAAACGAAAATCACGCAAGACAAAATTGCTTTCTTTAGTTAATGAGCTGTACACCCCTTTGCGGTAAAATTCAGCTCGTCGGTGTGCCAGGGCTTTTAAAACCTCACTGCCTTGATTGCGTTGATGTTCCATTTCATCAATCATGTGGCCAATTTTAGGTGATGCCCAAAACAAAGCATGAAAACAACTTTCCGGTGGCAAAATATCCGTTAATATACTGGTGAGAATAGTCACTGTTTCTTCACTGGCACCAATCAGTGTCGAGCATTCAAACATCATATGAGATGCCTGTTTGTAAGGATAAATATCAGCTTCTGAATCGTAAACCTCGTCAGGTAAATAAGGTGCTAAGCAATAAGTATCCAACAGCGCTTCGATTTGCTTTTTATGATGCGCATCAGTCATGCCAAGCTCTTCTCGCAATGTTTCCAATAGCGAGCCTGTTGCATGACTTAAAGTAGTGCTTGTTTTTTTAACTGCAAGACGCGCTTTTTTTATAGTTGACAACATAATGGCTCCCCTTATTTTAAAGCCAATTGTGACTGCTGCATCCACTGTCCTTCCTTAACAACGCTGTACACTCGATTGGCTTGATGATAATTGCCATCAGTGTCTTCATAAGGTGCTATCCAAAGAGGCATCACCCCTTCTCCATAACGCACAGGCTGACCAGGTCGCCCATCCATCACCAAAGGATTTCGGCTGGGGGTTACAGCCAGGGATTTGCCCTTACCATTCACCATGTCATAAACCTGATCCATACGTTTGCACGTTCCTCCATTGGGAGCTGGGCAATCAAAGTCCTCATTCAATTTGGCGCAACCGGTCAAAACAACACAGGGCAACAGTAATAAAGTAATTAGAATTTTCATGATCTATATATCCTTAGAAAGAGTGGTTTTTATAGAAAAATTGGTTGGCAGCTTTTTCTTCAGCAGTCTCAGACTCGGCAGGGGCTTCAAAAGCTACTTTGGAATTTTGGCTTTCTTCTGGTTGTTCAGGGGCATTAGTGTCCGTTCCCCCATCAAGCCAAAAACCCTTAAGAAAAGTTACATCTACTGTAACCATTGGAGGCAATTGAATAATCGGGTGGTACATTTCAGCACGCTTGATGTTGTATTGCGCATACATTTTTGCAGCGCCCGATCCGCCACTAGAAACAGCCGCGAGAGGAATTTTTCCTGCTTGAATGGTTGATACACTTCCAAGTGGCGAGGTGCTGTAATCAGTGGAATATTGCTGGCCAATATTGCCCATGCTTTCCCAGAAGTTCCCCCAAAAAGCTTTTTTCACCATCGGCTCATCACGCCATACTGCACGGCCACGAATTCCGTTTTTAGAATCCGAAATGATGCCCGTAACCTGGATGTCGATATTGGTGCCATTGGAATGAATGCAACTTAATCGTTCGGTACGAAACTTTCCTCGCTCACTGGAAATATCGCCAATTACAGAAGCACTTACCATACAGCCTTTAAGTGGTGCCCTGTATTTATTGGGCATAATTCCATCATCAAGAATTTGAAACATCATAATGTCAGGATTTGCCTGGCTTAGAACTCCTGCCGATACATCTGCCCCTTGAAGAACCACTGCTTTAGCAAAGGTATTCGAAAAGACATAATTATTGGGTGTTTTGATTCGTGGCTTGGATTTTTTATTTAACTTGGCTGTGTATTGAATAAATCCCGAATCCATCTCCATGGAGTTGCTCGCTGCCGCTTCATCTGCTCGGGGTAACAACCCATTTTGTGGCTCATTGTTTTTTAATGCCCCGTCTACTGGGGTAGTACGCTCCATTTGTAGTTTAACTATTTGATGCTTTAACTCAGAAAGTGTGGATTTCATTTCAGATAGTTCATCTTTTTGCGAGGTAATGAGCTTGCTTTGCTTGTCTTTTTCATCACCTAATGCCTTGAGGTTTTTATCAAAGAGTTCTGATTTTGCAAGCTCAGCTCGCCAGGCATTTTGTGTTTTCTCAATCCAATGGGATTCATTAGTAGCAGTAGATATCGGGCTGGCTAAGCTGTGTTTTTTATAAGCGGGTTTATCAACCTCTTTGGATTTAACACTCTTGTTTCCCAATAAGGCAAAGCACGCAATCACCAACACTATAACGCCGATAACAACCCCTAAAAGGATTTGTTGTTGCTTTTTAAGTTGAATAGACATATTAGCTAATCCTATACAATCGAGTAGTTTCAAAAGGCGCTAAATGGTTTTTAGCAAGCGCCACCCCTTTAGTTCCAGGCCAATTAAACCAGGATTCCTTGGCATCAATAGGCTGATTGGTCACGTTCTTTAACTCAAAAATTTCACCTCTCATACGATTGCCTTTAACTGTCAACAAGCGTTTTAGCTGTGTTTTTTGCGCTTTATAGACCGAAGGCTTTTTAGGTATTGTTTGGGTAAAACCTTCTGGCAAATACCCATTAACCAGTGCTCTTAAAAAACCAACCATTACCTTTTCGTAACTTGAAGTACGTGGGTCACGGGCACGAATTACAGGATTCTTATAAGATTTAAAAACGATTGTTTGTGAGGCAATGGGTTTTGGATCTACACGCACGTTGTAAAAAAAGCCTTTTTCAGTCAACAAATTAATAGTAAAAGCTCGGGTGTGGTAAAGAGGTGATGGCAAAAAAGTAAGAATTCCTGTCGTATCATCAATTAATTTGCAATTGGCTTTCCCATTGCATGCATCAACCAAGGTATTTCCAGGTGCTTTAATTTGCTGAATGCGATCGTCTTCTAACATGAGATTATTGGGTTCTTTAATTGAGGCATTAATGAAAATATCTTCATAATTTCTGACTGTTTTTATTTGGGCTCCTTCTGCTGTTGCTATGAATAAGCCTAAGCTGAATATCATTGCTATTTGTTTCATGATTACACCTTCTCAAGATTCGTTAATTTCAATAGGCCATACTCATAGGAATACCTAATTAAAAAGGTCTCCCGTACATCAGACATCAAGTCCGCGCCAACAAAACGCTTCATTTGTCCCATTACTTTTACGCTTAAGTGTTTGATATCAATTTCAAAGGTCGATGGATAAAACACGCTGGATAAATGTTCATGATTGATTTGTTCGACCTCCTTTACCAATTGCGCTCTGATGTCCCCATACAGTGATGGAGCCACATAGCCTAAGAGCGCATTAAACTGGTAAGTGGCTGAACTTGAAGTAATATTAAAACGAAGTTGGGTTAGGAAATTAGTCATGTCTCTTAAATAGCCTTCTGAAACACCTGTTCCAGAGAGCGTAAATTCTTGAGATATTTTAGGTGGGATGAAATGGGTTTCGTGTTTACTATGAGCATAATGCAATAAAGCCACAATGGTAATCGATTGCATGAATGTCATAGCAAGCAATACACTACTAACACCTATGAGCAAAACCCTGGTCTTTTTTTCCTTCATTAACTCTGATTTTTTTTGTTCTATTTTCATCTGTTACCCCAAAAACGCTCTAATCCATGACGGTGGTGTTGCCCGCAACTTAGGTGATAGAGAAAAAAACCAATAAAAAAGGTGGATATAAAAATAGGGACCTTCATTCCCCTTCATGCGTTTCATCAGAAATAGAAACGCACAGGTTAAAATCAATGAGGTAACTACAAAGCCGCAAACAGCCCCAAATATGTAAAGCGTTAGTGACGCTACCATGACCTCATCAATTGTGAAAATGATTAATCGATAAGGTTCATTAAGATATTGGGGTGTTTTGTATTTTTTTGGATCTTCCATCTTAAACCCCTGCAAGCATTGCAACGACGTTTAGAAAAATAGCCATCGCCCCAACGCCGCCAAGCGTTTTAATATTTCGAGTAAACATCAAGGTAACAACAGCCGCTACAGCTTCTCCGACATAAAGATAGGTTTTTATCGAACCATTGTAGGTATCCTTAACTACTTCTTCTGCAGCGGATAAAGCATCCGCTGCAAAGGTTCCTTGAGCCATTATTAGCAAGCAAATAAGTATGAAAATCTTTCCAATGTGAGCATTAATACTGCTTAACACGTTACTTCTGAACTGATTTAATAAAGACATGTTATCCCTCCTTTTTAATGGTGATTGAGGATTGATTGCTGCATTGATGGGCAAAATTTCTTTGTTGGATCAGCCAAACCATCGTGCTTTTCAGATTGAATTTTTTGATAAATTTCATAACGGTGGATGGCTACTGAATTGGGTGCATTAAACCCAATGCGTACCTGATTCCCTTTACAACATAGAACTGTGATAAATATATCTTCTCCAATAACAATGCTTTCACCGACTCTTCTAGTTAAACTCAACATCTTCTTCTCCTTTTTAGTTAACCTTCATATTTAAAATGTGTTTCATTTTCAGTAATTGGGTTTTAGCCACTTCAGGGTTATTGTTTTTGGGAGCTTCATCAGGTACAAAAAATGAACTTCTCTTGGAACAATTTTTACAAAAATCAATAAATTGGGGTAAGGTTGGCGGTAGTTCCTTATTTTTTCGACATAAATCAATTGCCAGATCAAGAATGTTATCCGCATAGGTAAGTAGTCCTTGTTGCCATTCACCTTTAACAAAAACTAAAAACTCATCGCTTTTAAATTGACTACGCCAAACCTGTCCGTACATAGCTGCAAACCTCAAAAATAATCGATCAATGCGCTTGCGACCTTCCTCGGTAGGCGCTAAGGTCGATGATGTTGTCATCGGTTTCTTCTTCAATGCCTGATTTACATGACTCCCAGAAGCTGTCTCTAATGGGTTGTTTCTTATAATTTGTTTCATGGACTGCATTATTTGTCTCCTGACACGTATCACTTTGAATTTCATCTTCCCAACAATGTTGTGCTAACCAATTGGCAGGATATTTCCAAGCAGCAACCCATTGGCCTTGGCTATGCTGTTGTTGATAAAACTGGATTTGTTGTTGTAAAGCCGAATAAATTTGTATTGGCAACTCAGGTGTGAGATTAAGCGCTTGAAATGCTTCCCATGCTTTTTGCTTTGATTTTTTTAACGGATACAAATCCCAAAATTTTTCGAATTGTGATAATAAAAAAATATAATAATTATCTTCTTTTAGAGGTGTGTCGGCTTTTGAAGATTTATCTATGCCGGCTTTTAGTGAGTCTGTATCTGATAAGCCAGTATTTATAAGACGATGCTGATTTTTAGCTGGGCCTAGTTGCTGTGTCGGGTTTAGGTCTACTTTATTTTGGACGGAATAATCCTTTGTGGCTAATTCGCATTTTAAAATTAATTTTAGGCCTTCAGATTGTGGTGTAATAAGCCCCATGCGTCCCAAAGCGGATAAGGCTCTGCGTATTTGCATGCGCGAATAGCTCTCGCTTTTAATGCCTTGGTGCGGCTCAATATAAAGTTGCTCTGCTATTGATTGATAGCTAATTCCGCGTTTTATGCCAACTAAGCCTGTTTTGACGTCCATATATGGCCGTATTCCTCTTAGGTAAGCCAGCTGCTGAAGGTGAGGTAGTCCACATAGAGCAGCAAGTTCTTTGTCATTAATTAAAAAATCCATTGTTTACTCTCAATACGTGTATAAATTCGTTATTATTTTATTTCTATGGTATATTTGCTATTAATAACCACCGATACTGTACGTATCGTGTAAATAATAATTTTAATTTACCACTTAACGTGAAATTGTCAATGCTTATTTTCACAATATGGGACATTCCGGGTAGCTAATATGAATATAAAAGAAAAAATTGGTCAAAGAATTCAAGCAGAACGGATAGCAAAGGGGTTAACTAGAAAAGCTCTTGAGGAGTTAACTGATGATCTTAAACAATCAAGAATTAGCAATTGGGAGCGGGGGGATAGAACCCCTGGGCCTGAAGAAATAAAACAACTGGCTAAAGCACTAGATATTTCACCTGCTTATTTGATGTGCCTAACCGATGAGAAACGTCCGAAGAAAATTCCAGGATTAGGGTCGTTGGTTCCACTGCTTGATCATCAACAAGCCTGCGATCCAAAAGGATTCATTCAAAGAGTTAGGAACGAACATAATTCAGGTGAAATAAGCTTTATACCTATTTCTGCTGAGCTTAGTACTCGTCTTGGAGAAAACACATTTGCTCTAAAAATGAAAGATGAGAGCATGCACCCTGAATTAAGAGTTAATGATATTTTGATTATTGATCCCAATTCTGAACTGCATCCAGGAAGTTTAGTTGCAGCACAGCTTAACGAAGAAAATGAGGTTATTGTGCGTAGATATAAACAACTGACCTTATCAAAAGAATTTAATCCATTTGAATTGCGGGCCGAAAATGATAATTGGGGAAATATAAAAATTGATAAAGTAACTGACGCTATAATTATCGGCGTTATTGTGTGTGTTGTGAGGTATACGGGGAGATATTAATACATTTAGCCTAATTAATTTGATTTACCAGTGAAATGTTAACGGATAGTTCTGAGATTTTTTATAAACCACAGAAAAGCTTCTTTAACACGATTATTCATCCGCGGAATAGTACCAAGTGCAATAGGGCACGTTGCATTAACTAACCGCATATGTGCAAAAAGCAAATAGATGGGGAGCAACTTTTCGGTAAGTTCTAATGCTTTTTGTAAATCCTCATCCAATGAGAGCCAGCCTTGAAAACAGGTATCATGAAGTATTTGATAATCTGTGGAATCAAGTGATATTTTGTAGCGGCTGCATGGAATTTTAAGGAAAGCGGCAAGAGAAAAGAATGGATGATTGATAGCTGTTTCACCAAGATCTATGATGCTAATTTTTTTTGTGATGCTACTGAATAACATATTATTCTCGTGGAAATCAGAATGATTAAGACATTCTGGTATCCCATAACTTGAAAGCTCTTGGCATAGTATCTCTAGATCCATCATTGCATTTTGTAATGTCTTAATCTGCGCCGTATCTAATCCATTAGCCTTTAAAAATACATCATCACCAACAAGATCTTGATACAATGTTGGGAATTTCTCAAGGCGCCAGTCTGGCACACCTGATTGAATAAATGCAGTAACATATGGCACTGTAGCCAGTTGCAGAACTTTATAAACTTGCAAACCCTGAACTAACAGATCAATCTTAAGATGCCCATCAAACAAAGTGCGCAGTGTTACATCTCCGCACTCCTTCATTAAAAAGCAGTGTAAATTTTTGTTCTCTGCAATGACTTCTGGGATATCAGTTATTTTGCATAAGTTGCGGTATTTTTGAAGGATATCAACTTCGATAAATAGAGTGGGTGGTGTTTGCTTAAGATAAAATGGACCTTCGGGTGTGCTAATTCTTAAAACACTTGACCAAGGTGTTTGTACAACAATTTCTGTATCAAGCATATTTGAGCCAAGAATATTTTTGGCCCAAAGGATTATTTGATCATGTGAGTGTTGTTTATTTGTCAAAATGGATATCCAATTTGCAATTTGTTGCATCTAATGTTGCCATCTGCCCAATCGGTACAACATACCTGCTTTCTATATGGCCATACGAAAAACTCCTTATACATGGCACATTAATTCGCTTACACCAAAAATCAATAATATCTTCTGTAGTTCCACCTTGGTCTAAAAAATGCTGAGCTGTACATGCAGAAAAAGCTCCAATAACAACACCTGATAAATTGTTTAATATTCCAGCAACATACAATTGCGAAAACATTCCTTCTACAATATAAGGTTCAATTCCTACATCCTCAATCAATAAAATCTTATTAGAAAAATCGGGTTGATAAGGTGTGCCCATGAGATTTAGCAAACACATCAAATTTCCACCGATTAGAGGTGCTGTAACGCTACCATGATTGACAGTTGATCCGCTATGAATGGAGTAGCTTTCTTCATTTAAACAGTGTGTTAAAGTGCTTAATATCCTATGATCTATTGCACCGTTTTGGATATCACTGCAATTGAAACCGGTAAAGGATATGCACCCAGTTTTAGAATATATCCCCAGCTGCAAAGCTGTAGTGTCACTATAGCCGATTATTGGTTTAGGATTTTTACGAATAACCTCATAATCCAGCAAGGGCAATGTTCTTATAGAACAAGTCCCGCCATTAGTCGTGATTATAGCGGACACGTCCGATTCTTTAAAACAAGTCATAATATCGGCAGCGCGCTGCTCATCAGTTCCTGCAGAAAACAGCTCTGATTTTTGAATATTTTTGCCAATTTTTATTTTAAATCCTGCTTTTTCAAAGTAAGCAATTGAGGCTTCAAGTAGTCCTGGAGAAAGAGGACTTGATGGGGTAATTAGGCCAATAGTTGAGCCGGTGATAATTTTCCCATTAGATTTGATCATAAATATTTTCTCATGTAATAGCGTTTATAACCTGGCGGGCAATCCTCAAGAATGCCAAAAATTTCATACCCATATTTCAAATAGAAATCTTTTGCTTGGAAATCAAAGGTATCCAAATGGAAAAGTCTGGCTCCCAATGCTGCGGCCTTAGTCTCAACTTTATTCAGCAATAAACTGCCTAAACCTTTGTGCCGATGATTTTCATCAACAAAAAGCACATTAATAGCCAAGCATTTTCCAAGATAAAAACAACTTCTTATGCCCGCTATAATATTGCCATTATCTTTAATAACATAATCTATTAAAGTTTCAACATCACCATAAAACGAAACCTGCTTGCCATTAAACGCGTCTATTTTATCATTCAAGGTTTCTGCTTCTGCATTTGTAGCAATAGAAAATTCATAAGGTTGACTCATGCTAACGTTCTTCTCGTATAATGTTCAATTTTATTCCCACAGAATACCATAAACACTTGGTTTTAGGGATTGGCAATACAGATCCTGTATCTTCAGGTACAGTTAATATCACTGAGTTTTAGGAAAATAAAATGAGCACATTTGAATATGTCATTGATAATAATCCCAGCGCATCTGATGATAAAATCATACGTGATGGGATCGTTAATTTTAATAGTCAGACTATAAATGAGAAAGCAACTCATTTCAGCATATTTGCAAAAGATGGGAGCCAGATTATAGGCGGTGCTTTAATTTGGGAGCACAGCGATGCGCTGTATATTGATGTACTTTGGTGCGATGAACACTATCGCAAAAAAGGAGTAGGAACAAAAATCATTAGCATGATTGATGATGTAGCTATAAATAAAGGGTTACACAAAATATTTGTCGATACCTATGCATTTCAAGCGCAAGCGTTTTATCAAAAGCACGGTTTTTATTGCATAGGAACAATACCAGAATACTTATTAGGGCACGATAGAATGTTTATGAGGAAAGATGTCCCATGAGAGTATTAGAAAAAAATATCATCAATTTATATGGCGATAAAGGAAAACAATGGTTGGCTTCTCTGCCTGATCTGATCGAGCAGATGGAAATAACATATGGATTATCAAAATTGAAGCCAATTATAAACCTAAGCTACAATTACGTACTGTCTGGGTTCCAAGAGTCACAGCCTATTATTTTAAAATTGGGTCCAGATAGTGCTGGATTCAAACGCGAAGCCTCAGCACTTAAGGCTTTTGCAGGATTTGGTGTTGTTAAAGTTCTGAAAGAAAGTGAAGGAATGCTGCTCATTGAACGCGCTATTTCAGGGGCATCTTTAAAATCTTATTTTCCTAAACAAGATAATGATGCAATTCAAATTACTTGTGACTGTTTAAAACGACTGCATCAGGCACCAATACCTCATGCACATGTATTTCCTCAAATTAAAGAATGGCTCATTGCGCTTGGTAAAGACCTCAATATACCAGCTCATTACTTGCATCAAGCAAGACAACTGCGTGATGATTTACTTGCAACCCCTTCAGAATCTGTTTTGCTGCATGGAGATTTACATCATGATAATATGCTGCAAAACGGGGATGGTTGGATTGTAATTGACCCCAAAGGTGTAATTGGCGAACCAGCCTATGAGGTAGCTGCTTTTATCCGTAATCCCATACCCGAATTACTTGCACAAAAAAATGCAGCAAATATCATTAGCCAACGCATCGCTCGTTTTGCTGCGATCCTTGAATTACCGGAGCAACGAATCCTTGATTGGTGTTTCGTACAAGCGGTACTTGCCTGGGTGTGGGCTATAGAGGATAGTTGTGATGAATCTTATTTCAAACAATTAACAGAATTTTTTGGGAAGTTTACTTATGTCCAATCATGATAAAATTCATATAGATGCATGTCTCGTCCAACGCCTGATTGCCACACAATTCCCAGAGTGGGCTTCTCTTGAGATAAAGCCTGTGGAGCTCAGTGGCTGGGATAACAAGACTTTTCATCTTGGAAAACACATGACGATTCGGTTACCAAGTCACGCTGATTATTCAGGTCAAGTGGAAACAGAGCAGTATTGGCTTCCTAAATTAGCGCCGCAATTACCTTTAGCTATTGCTATGCCCATTGCCATGGGTAAACCAGGCCTTGAATATCCCTTGCATTGGTCGATTTATAAATGGATTGAAGGCAACACCGCCTCTATTGAACGCATCAAAAACCTACCTCAATTCGCTGTAGCTCTTGCAGAATTCTTAAACGCTCTACAACAGTGCGACCCTACTGGAGGGCCTTTAGCTGGAGAACATAACTTTTATCGAGGCGGCGCGCTTGCAACCTATGATACAGAAACAAGGGAAGCGATTGCCTCTCTTGACGATAAGACCTATGCTGAAGTTACCACTGAAATTTGGAATTTAGCTCTTTCGTCTACTTGGCAAAGTCCCCCAGTATGGGTGCATGGTGACATCGCCATTGGTAATCTACTTGTAAATAAAGGGCAGTTAAGCGCCGTTATTGACTTCGGACAACTATGCATCGGCGATCCAGCATGTGATTTAGCAATCGCCTGGACATTATTTACAGGAGAAAGCCGAGACACGTTTCGTGCAACACTAAAGCTCGATAGCGCAACCTGGGCTCGTGGTCGTGGTTGGACGCTATGGAAAGCATTATGTTGGGCATTCCCAGGTGAAAAACGTGTGGATTGGCGTGTCGTTGATGAGGTACTTGCCGATCATCGGCGCGAATGCAAATAAGAAGATAAATCCTGGATGCAACTATATCTAACTCCATAGCTGCCTTTAAAAGGTGTACATATGAACCCAATATTTTCATAAAATCCGACCGATTCATCATCGGTTTCTAGTGTTACTGAACTTGGGGTACAATTATTTATTAATTGTTGAATTAAGGTCTTGCCAATTCCTTCCTTTTTAAATGCATCGATTACACTGATGTGTTTAATGATGGCTTGTGTGCCCTTCAACTCATAGCCGATAACAGCAATTAATGTCTGCGAAGAAATGGCGCCAATTAAAAATCGATTTGGCAGTTCATAATCTTGGAGAACTTGTTTAATCCTTTCTAAAGTTG
This Legionella fallonii LLAP-10 DNA region includes the following protein-coding sequences:
- the traC gene encoding type IV secretion system protein TraC; the protein is MLSTIKKARLAVKKTSTTLSHATGSLLETLREELGMTDAHHKKQIEALLDTYCLAPYLPDEVYDSEADIYPYKQASHMMFECSTLIGASEETVTILTSILTDILPPESCFHALFWASPKIGHMIDEMEHQRNQGSEVLKALAHRRAEFYRKGVYSSLTKESNFVLRDFRLFLCISIPRKSIEDDRLLLGSLREDISNNLKSVNIICKELSVEEVISLKREWLFPTDSLYEEKTNYDTNTEIRFQLTDIEASMRVKSNQIEIEREEDTRVIKCLSVRQYPKSPVQWQMGDLFGKMFNTSLQIGCPFLFSFAIRIKDKDKVMAALDAKYADEGQNAKQPFIAKWVKNFNKKYAEIEELRERLSCDDSLVDSYYNVLLFTTPANVRRDVRRAKDVFRGNQFDLRTPTGLQLQTLLASMPFAPAEGMFDDYKSFGRVRPLTSFNTVNLLPIQGEWKGAGRFAQVYPQRRGQFTAIYFFDNVVRNYNVAIVAPPGKGKSFLMNDYIQSLLSQGGFVYIIDVGGSYAKSCEMLNGQLIDFNHDTEISLNLFSTIDAQAKNDTAFKDVHNQLIQLVGMMARPSGNVSDEERSHIEKAIEAMWRQHHNATTITLIAHHLESSNDPISQNIGRLLYSYTKNGRYGSYFEPPCSLDFKRNLVILELGGLDGNKDLQRIVLKILMYQITNAMYYTPKHIPKSCLIDESYELLSDNGTGGSANFVNEGYRRAPKYGGNFITVTHGLDDYENNPTAKMCYDNAYYKIFLGASKSTIDTLKTSNQLDAYGERLIRSLKITNEYSEFLMMCEENSTVHRLIVDPFSRVLNTTRGPEVEALKRLMATGLPLADAISKVALEVYGYV
- the traV gene encoding type IV conjugative transfer system lipoprotein TraV, translated to MKILITLLLLPCVVLTGCAKLNEDFDCPAPNGGTCKRMDQVYDMVNGKGKSLAVTPSRNPLVMDGRPGQPVRYGEGVMPLWIAPYEDTDGNYHQANRVYSVVKEGQWMQQSQLALK
- a CDS encoding TraB/VirB10 family protein, producing MSIQLKKQQQILLGVVIGVIVLVIACFALLGNKSVKSKEVDKPAYKKHSLASPISTATNESHWIEKTQNAWRAELAKSELFDKNLKALGDEKDKQSKLITSQKDELSEMKSTLSELKHQIVKLQMERTTPVDGALKNNEPQNGLLPRADEAAASNSMEMDSGFIQYTAKLNKKSKPRIKTPNNYVFSNTFAKAVVLQGADVSAGVLSQANPDIMMFQILDDGIMPNKYRAPLKGCMVSASVIGDISSERGKFRTERLSCIHSNGTNIDIQVTGIISDSKNGIRGRAVWRDEPMVKKAFWGNFWESMGNIGQQYSTDYSTSPLGSVSTIQAGKIPLAAVSSGGSGAAKMYAQYNIKRAEMYHPIIQLPPMVTVDVTFLKGFWLDGGTDTNAPEQPEESQNSKVAFEAPAESETAEEKAANQFFYKNHSF
- the traK gene encoding type-F conjugative transfer system secretin TraK, whose translation is MKQIAMIFSLGLFIATAEGAQIKTVRNYEDIFINASIKEPNNLMLEDDRIQQIKAPGNTLVDACNGKANCKLIDDTTGILTFLPSPLYHTRAFTINLLTEKGFFYNVRVDPKPIASQTIVFKSYKNPVIRARDPRTSSYEKVMVGFLRALVNGYLPEGFTQTIPKKPSVYKAQKTQLKRLLTVKGNRMRGEIFELKNVTNQPIDAKESWFNWPGTKGVALAKNHLAPFETTRLYRIS
- the traE gene encoding type IV conjugative transfer system protein TraE, with the translated sequence MKIEQKKSELMKEKKTRVLLIGVSSVLLAMTFMQSITIVALLHYAHSKHETHFIPPKISQEFTLSGTGVSEGYLRDMTNFLTQLRFNITSSSATYQFNALLGYVAPSLYGDIRAQLVKEVEQINHEHLSSVFYPSTFEIDIKHLSVKVMGQMKRFVGADLMSDVRETFLIRYSYEYGLLKLTNLEKV
- the traL gene encoding type IV conjugative transfer system protein TraL; the protein is MEDPKKYKTPQYLNEPYRLIIFTIDEVMVASLTLYIFGAVCGFVVTSLILTCAFLFLMKRMKGNEGPYFYIHLFYWFFSLSPKLRATPPSWIRAFLG
- a CDS encoding fimbrial protein translates to MSLLNQFRSNVLSSINAHIGKIFILICLLIMAQGTFAADALSAAEEVVKDTYNGSIKTYLYVGEAVAAVVTLMFTRNIKTLGGVGAMAIFLNVVAMLAGV
- the csrA gene encoding carbon storage regulator CsrA; this translates as MLSLTRRVGESIVIGEDIFITVLCCKGNQVRIGFNAPNSVAIHRYEIYQKIQSEKHDGLADPTKKFCPSMQQSILNHH
- a CDS encoding helix-turn-helix domain-containing protein; this translates as MNIKEKIGQRIQAERIAKGLTRKALEELTDDLKQSRISNWERGDRTPGPEEIKQLAKALDISPAYLMCLTDEKRPKKIPGLGSLVPLLDHQQACDPKGFIQRVRNEHNSGEISFIPISAELSTRLGENTFALKMKDESMHPELRVNDILIIDPNSELHPGSLVAAQLNEENEVIVRRYKQLTLSKEFNPFELRAENDNWGNIKIDKVTDAIIIGVIVCVVRYTGRY